CGCGCGAGCGCTGGTGGTGGTTCGACAAATCCCTGGTGGACACCTCCCGCACCTGGCGCGTGATCTACAACGCGCTGACGCGCCAGTGGCGCGCCGGGGTCGGCGAGCTGTCCTTCCCGGTGGCGTCGCTGGACGACGCCATGAGCGTCATCCGCCACGTGCGCAACTGGCAGGTGGCCGATGCCGACGATTTCGACGAAGGCGTGGTCTATGGCGGCCAGTTGCGGCTGCGGCTGGACACGTCGCTGCTGCCCCGGCCGTTCCAGGTCAATGCCCTGAACAGCAGCTCCTGGGTCCAGGGCACGCCGTGGACCGATTTCTCGTTCTCGCTGGGTGACAAGGAGAAAGACCCCTCATGAGGCTGTTGCTTCGGCTGGCCCTGATGGTCGGCGCGGTAAGCGGCCTGGCGTTGCTGGGCCTGCTGGCATGGTCCACGGGCAATGCCTCGCGCTTTGCTCGTTATTACGACATCCTGCTGATTCTTAACGGCATCTTCGCCCTGGCGCTGTTCGTCTGGGTGGTGGCGCTGACCGTGCGGCTGGCGCGGCAGATCCGGCGGCGGCAGTTCGGCGCCCGGCTGACGGCTCGCTTCTCGCTGGCCTTCGCCCTGATCGGCGTGGTGCCCGGCGCCCTGATCTACACGGTCTCGGTGCAGTTCATGTCGCGCTCGATCGAGTCCTGGTTCAACGTGCGGGTCGACACCGCGCTGGAGGCCGGCCTGAACCTGGGCCGCGCCGCGCTCGACTCGCTGCTGGCCGATCTGGACGCGCGGGCCCGCTCGATGGCGGCCGAGCTGAACCGCAACTCCGATACCGGCGTGACGCTGGCCCTGACCCGGCTGCGCGAAGCCAACGGCGTGCAGGAAGCCATGGTCTTCACCGGCAGCGGCCGCATGGTGGCGTTTTCCACCAGCCAGTACGGCCAGCTGCTGCCGGCGATGCCGCCGTCCACGGTGATGAACCAGCTGCGGCTGTCGCGCGGCTATTCGGCGGCCGAGGCCGACGATCCGGTCAAGCCCGGCATCGACGGCGGGCTGCACCTGCGCGTGGTGATCCCGCTGACCGGGCCTGACCGCTACGACAACCTGCTGGGCGCCGCCTCCGAGCCGCGCTGGCTGCAATTGCTGCAGCCGGTGCCCGAGCAGATCGCGCACAACGCCAACCTGGTGCAGCAGGGCTTTCGCGACTACCAGGAGCTGGCCCTGTCGCGGCTGGGCCTGCGCAAGCTCTATGGCATCACGCTGACCCTGGCGCTGCTGCTGGCCGCCTTCGGCGCCATCGCCGTGGCGCTGTCGCTGTCCAAGCGGCTGGTGCGGCCGCTGCTCAGCCTGGCGGGCGGCACCCAGGCCGTGGGCGTGGGCGACTACCGGCCGCTGCCCGAGCCGCCCGAACGCGACGAGGTCGGTCAGCTCACCCGTTCCTTCAATGCCATGACGCGCCAGCTCGACGAGGCCCGCCGCATGGTCGAGAGCAACCGCCAGCAGCTCGAGCGGTCCAACGTCTACCTGGAAAGCGTGCTGTCGAACCTGTCCTCGGGCGTGCTGGTGTTCGACGAAGCCTTCCGCGTCACCACCGTCAACCAGGGCGCCCAGACCATCCTGCAGGCCGACCTGCGCTCGGTGATCGGGCGGCCGCTGGAAACCGTGGACGGCATGCTCGAATTCGCGAATGTCGTGCGGCAGGCGTTTTCCACCCACGCCGCGGTGGGGTCCGAGCGCCAGCACTGGCAGCAGCAGTTCGAGATCGCGCCCAAGCAGGGCGACACCCCCAACGGGCCGCAGGCGCTGACGCTGCTGGCGCGCGGCACCCACCTGCGGGTGGACGGCCGCGGCAACGGTTACCTGGTGGTGTTCGACGATATTACCGAGGTGATATCGGCCAACCGCACCGTTGCCTGGGGCGAAGTGGCGCGCCGCCTGGCCCACGAAATCAAGAATCCGCTGACGCCGATCCAGCTGTCCGCCGAGCGCCTGGCGATGAAGCTGGAAGGCAAGCTGCCGCCGGCCGAGGCCCAGATCGTCGAGCGTTCCACCAACACCATCGTCAACCAGGTGGCCTCGCTCAAGCAGATGGTGGATGATTTCCGCGAATACGCCCGCACGCCGCCGGCGGTGATGCAGCGCATCGACTTCAACGCGCTGGTGGCGGACGTGCTGTCCCTGTACGGCTGGGAGCCGGACGGCGCCACTTCGGTGCGTTCGACCTCCGGCAAGGCGCTGAACCTGGACGTCAGCCTGGGCGCGGACCTGCCGGCCATCGAGGGCGATCCGACCCAGCTGCGCCAGGTGATCCACAACCTGCTGTCCAACGCCCGCGACGCCATCGCCGAGAAGGGCGGAGAAGGCCGGGTCAGCGTCACCACCCAGCTGATGCGCAGCGAGCAGCCCGACCGCGCCGACCAGCAGGCCCTGCGCTTCACGGTGGCCGACACCGGGCCGGGCTTCCCGCCGCAGGTCATGCAGCGCGCCTTCGAGCCCTACGTAACCACCAAGTCCCACGGGACTGGGTTAGGATTGGCAATCGTACGCAAGATCGTTGAAGAGCATGGCGGGCGGATCGACCTTGCGAATCGCAAGGAAGGAGGCGCGCGGATCTCCATCTTGTTGACCCGGCTTGCTCCCGGGGCCGATACTATGGACGCGACCGCGCAAGA
The window above is part of the Achromobacter deleyi genome. Proteins encoded here:
- a CDS encoding DUF4390 domain-containing protein, with the translated sequence MSIISRLFLGLLFVTAALSLAPAGQAHGSEPKVVRVEPVVRGDKLEIDADIEFELNQQLRDAAQRGVPLYFTADLTITRERWWWFDKSLVDTSRTWRVIYNALTRQWRAGVGELSFPVASLDDAMSVIRHVRNWQVADADDFDEGVVYGGQLRLRLDTSLLPRPFQVNALNSSSWVQGTPWTDFSFSLGDKEKDPS
- a CDS encoding sensor histidine kinase, which produces MRLLLRLALMVGAVSGLALLGLLAWSTGNASRFARYYDILLILNGIFALALFVWVVALTVRLARQIRRRQFGARLTARFSLAFALIGVVPGALIYTVSVQFMSRSIESWFNVRVDTALEAGLNLGRAALDSLLADLDARARSMAAELNRNSDTGVTLALTRLREANGVQEAMVFTGSGRMVAFSTSQYGQLLPAMPPSTVMNQLRLSRGYSAAEADDPVKPGIDGGLHLRVVIPLTGPDRYDNLLGAASEPRWLQLLQPVPEQIAHNANLVQQGFRDYQELALSRLGLRKLYGITLTLALLLAAFGAIAVALSLSKRLVRPLLSLAGGTQAVGVGDYRPLPEPPERDEVGQLTRSFNAMTRQLDEARRMVESNRQQLERSNVYLESVLSNLSSGVLVFDEAFRVTTVNQGAQTILQADLRSVIGRPLETVDGMLEFANVVRQAFSTHAAVGSERQHWQQQFEIAPKQGDTPNGPQALTLLARGTHLRVDGRGNGYLVVFDDITEVISANRTVAWGEVARRLAHEIKNPLTPIQLSAERLAMKLEGKLPPAEAQIVERSTNTIVNQVASLKQMVDDFREYARTPPAVMQRIDFNALVADVLSLYGWEPDGATSVRSTSGKALNLDVSLGADLPAIEGDPTQLRQVIHNLLSNARDAIAEKGGEGRVSVTTQLMRSEQPDRADQQALRFTVADTGPGFPPQVMQRAFEPYVTTKSHGTGLGLAIVRKIVEEHGGRIDLANRKEGGARISILLTRLAPGADTMDATAQEKDNAATQ